CCGAGGCAAGCGCTGGAACGATCAAGCTGCTTCTCGTTCGGCCGGTGAAGCGGTGGAAAATTTTGTTGAGCAAATATATCGCGTTGCTCCTGTCGGTGTCGCTCATTATGCTGATGGCGGCGGTGCTGTCGTATGCCATCTCCGGGCTCGTGTTTGGATATGGCGGCTTCCGTCTGCCGCTATTGACCGGATTTGTCCAGCAAGGAGAGGATCTCAATACAGCGAATGTCCACATGATTCCGCAATGGAAATACATTTTGATCGAGCTCGGGCTGGCAGCGTTTGTGAGCGTTGTCGTCGGCACACTGACGTTTATGTTTTCCGTGCTGCTTAGGAGCACGGCGGCGGTGATGGGCATCATGCTGGCAGCATTGATTTCTGGCGCGATTTTGTCGAACATGGTGTCGTCGTGGCATTCGGCAAAATATTTGTTTATGGTCAATTTGCGGCTGACGGATTACATAAAAGGAGCGGCTCCGCCGATTGAGGGGATGACGCTTGGCTTTTCGATGGCCGTGCTGGCTGTCTGGGGGCTTGCAGGGCTTCTTGTCGCTTTTTTTGTCTTTATGCGGCGAGATGTCTATTGAAAACGGCAGAGCGGCGAAAACCCGAGGGGGTGTTCCCTCGGGTTTTTCAGTGAAAGGGGATGAAATGCCTATCTATTCGGCTGCTTGTCGTGAACGCCGGCGAGTCCAAGCGCGTGATGGCCCCGCAGCAACTGCTCCACGGCCGGCCATTGCTGTTCATCGCAACGGATGAGAAGCACGATATCAGCGCCTGTGCGGCTTTGACGGTGCGTGGATTTTCGGTTTACCCACCATTTGAGCAAAATGCCGATTCCGATGCCTGAAACCGCCCCGATAATCCCCCAAATGATCGGACCCCATGCCAACACATAGCCGTAAATCGCCCCTAGCAGCATCAAGCACGTTCCTAAAATCGCCGCCAAGTCAAGGAAGCTGAACCCGTTGGCGTGATGGAGCGTATCAAGCAGGCGCGGCGGTTCGGCAGAGCGGTTGAGCGGGACTGCAAAAATCTGATGTTCAGCAATCCCTTTTTCTTGAAGCGCTGAAATCGCCAGTTCAACGAATAGGTGGCTCTCGAAAGTGGCAATGACAATCATGAAACGCCTCCCATCAAATCGGCCATGCGAACCGTTTCGGCTGAAAGCGGCGCCGCAAATAGTGGGCTAGTTCTTTTTCAAACAACTTGTTGTATTCGACCGCTGATACGTAAGCATCGTAAAAGATGAACGAATAAATCGATGGCAGATAAAGCGCCCACTGCATATCGATGATCTTCGTTGCACAATCGAATCGGCCCGTCAGCGTGTACGTAATCGCTTCGGGCAAGTGGGCGAAATACGATACCAAAATGGTAAAGGTGAAGATAAACAGGCCGGTGATCACTTTATGGACATACAAATGGCCAAGGCCCGGGGCGAGCACCGACCAGACCAGCGCCAGCCAAGGCTCGCGCTTGTCCAAATAATTAATATCCCATATTCCCATTCGGATGGAAGAGATCGGCGCATCTTCGCGGTCGGCGAGCAAATACAGCTTGTTCATGTCGACTGAGCCGCGGTAGCTGTCCCAAATGCTGTACATGTAGATGGCCACATAAAACATGAGCCATCGTTCGTCAAGAACGGCTTTTGCCTTTTCAAAATCGCCAAGCAGCGAGTATAATATACCTGTATTGATACGGGCTTTTGTGTTGATAAACAGCTCCCAGAGGATTAACATAAAGGCCGTGGCGTAGCGTTGCTGCATCAAATTGCCGAAACCCGGAAACGAAAAGGAAAAAAAGGCGACGACAAGCGGATGACGCAAATGGAAATGGGTGGTTGTCAATTGCGACAAATGCGCCCGTTTGCGCCGCGCCGGCGGAATGAGTTTCACAAAGCGCCCCCTTTCCTTTACACGGTTGCTGTGTTTTTAGTATAGGAAAAAAGGAGCGGCAGCTATGCAGGTCGTTTCAGAAAAAAGATAAATTTTCA
Above is a window of Geobacillus thermoleovorans DNA encoding:
- a CDS encoding ABC transporter permease; translated protein: MSKLVYNEMLKIVRKKRLWVIAAIIAVLVALFTYAQYRETEELRKRLGTTDWRTQLQQQIVDLQNRLQSPSMSEEWRKYLQIRLKQQQYYLEHNINPSAPGAPTFMRTFIENAIDLFLPLLVMVVAADLVSSEASAGTIKLLLVRPVKRWKILLSKYIALLLSVSLIMLMAAVLSYAISGLVFGYGGFRLPLLTGFVQQGEDLNTANVHMIPQWKYILIELGLAAFVSVVVGTLTFMFSVLLRSTAAVMGIMLAALISGAILSNMVSSWHSAKYLFMVNLRLTDYIKGAAPPIEGMTLGFSMAVLAVWGLAGLLVAFFVFMRRDVY